A genomic region of Pseudomonas migulae contains the following coding sequences:
- a CDS encoding helix-turn-helix transcriptional regulator — protein sequence MRVSDSELGRFDPAATLIRIHLVMAITGIGRATVYKLMSQPESGFPQSVKLTDSNARGAPVAWVLSEVLSWTRARIAARNEAAA from the coding sequence ATGAGAGTTAGCGATTCAGAGTTAGGACGCTTCGATCCCGCCGCCACACTCATCCGCATCCACCTGGTGATGGCCATCACAGGTATCGGTCGCGCTACCGTTTACAAACTCATGAGTCAGCCCGAAAGCGGATTCCCGCAGTCCGTAAAGCTCACTGACAGCAATGCTCGTGGTGCTCCAGTCGCCTGGGTTTTGTCTGAGGTTTTGAGTTGGACCCGAGCGCGTATCGCCGCTCGCAACGAGGCAGCAGCATGA
- a CDS encoding DUF927 domain-containing protein: MTNNAKRPSFADVKAASLKEIERVLAHWLPNGKRVDGGKEYTAPNPTRADKRVGSLKVNLRKGTWADFATGDKGGDLIDLVRYLDGGTDVEACSKLADLLHVTAGAALSKPSPTKSKMPEWLAIQPIPAEAMNKCPTKHRQHGTPSNVWIYRDAQGQPVMALYRFDLGPDEDGKPHKVFAPLTWCQRTDGQTQQWRWQGLPEPRPLLRLDELTQRAEAPVILCEGEKAADSAAELLPHYVATCWPNGSNSWHKADLTPLKGRSVVLWPDNDASGKSCMDAVAEQLHQIGAASVRVIALDVFKRKPTLKNDQPAFAKGGQWDDGDDAADAQAKGWTAAHVAELERIGELFGVEPEKAPAEPPEAKAKPATKRAAKPKNDLLPGGFRLTPEGVFYSGDDGEARPVCSPLEILARTRDAQGHNWGLLVEFDDPDGAKKRWNIPARTMTGDFGKDVLGPLVDMGLRLAGSRSGRNARNDLQSYLGGFDSAQRARLVTRLGWHDSAFLLPEQQVGSHIEHLHFYEAGAQLPPISEAGTLEQWQEQIGALCIGNHRLAFVASVAFAGPLLHMLGHESGGFHLYGDSSGGKTTHLQVAASIYGGPRLVRSWRSTDNALESIAAAHSDGLLVLDEIGMCDPRIIGETVYMLGNGTGKARANDRGQAGRQVQEWRLLFLSTGEKTLAQHMAEANKELKAGMEVRMLAVPADASKGLGMFDVLNGFDDAAALSDALKARVAKYYGTPLTAFLSALCEPGKRHGWSAILRHTLEGFIAKALPATASGQAHRAAARFGLAAAAGELATAMGITGWPDGTATTAARVCLSAWMNERGGAGNLEGDTILARLRQVIERFGESRFTRWESAAAKIDEHGPRTIDRLGFRKTLEHGLGDALHTTNTYYVLPEAWRSEVFKGMNINAVNKELIRRGVLEPGPDGKASCSVRLPGLGTQRCYVVKTVPGTDECEAQAA; the protein is encoded by the coding sequence ATGACCAATAACGCGAAACGCCCCAGCTTCGCCGACGTGAAAGCGGCCTCTCTGAAAGAGATCGAGCGGGTACTTGCCCATTGGCTGCCAAATGGCAAACGCGTCGACGGCGGCAAGGAATACACCGCTCCCAATCCAACCCGTGCCGACAAGCGCGTCGGCTCGCTCAAGGTCAACTTGAGAAAAGGCACCTGGGCGGATTTTGCCACCGGAGACAAAGGCGGCGACCTGATCGATCTGGTGCGCTATCTCGACGGCGGTACCGACGTCGAGGCTTGCAGCAAGCTGGCGGATCTGCTGCATGTTACCGCAGGCGCGGCTCTATCGAAGCCGAGCCCAACCAAAAGCAAAATGCCGGAATGGCTCGCCATCCAGCCGATCCCGGCCGAGGCCATGAACAAGTGCCCGACCAAACACCGGCAACACGGTACGCCGTCCAACGTCTGGATCTACCGCGACGCTCAAGGCCAGCCGGTCATGGCGCTCTATCGCTTCGATTTGGGCCCGGACGAAGACGGCAAACCGCATAAGGTGTTTGCCCCCTTGACCTGGTGCCAGCGTACCGACGGTCAAACGCAGCAATGGCGTTGGCAGGGGCTACCTGAGCCGCGTCCTCTGCTGCGCTTGGATGAACTGACACAACGCGCAGAGGCTCCGGTCATTCTGTGCGAAGGCGAAAAGGCCGCCGACTCCGCAGCGGAGCTGCTGCCCCACTACGTGGCCACGTGCTGGCCGAACGGCTCGAACTCCTGGCACAAAGCCGACCTGACACCGCTCAAAGGTCGATCCGTGGTGTTGTGGCCAGACAACGACGCCAGCGGCAAAAGCTGCATGGACGCCGTCGCCGAACAACTGCACCAGATCGGCGCCGCGTCGGTGCGCGTGATCGCCCTGGATGTCTTCAAACGCAAGCCCACCCTCAAGAATGACCAACCGGCCTTCGCCAAGGGTGGTCAATGGGATGACGGCGACGACGCGGCCGATGCGCAGGCCAAAGGCTGGACGGCGGCGCACGTCGCCGAGTTGGAACGCATTGGCGAATTGTTCGGCGTCGAGCCGGAGAAAGCACCGGCCGAACCACCCGAAGCCAAGGCTAAGCCGGCGACCAAGCGCGCCGCGAAACCCAAAAACGATCTGTTGCCCGGCGGCTTCCGCCTGACGCCCGAAGGCGTGTTTTATTCCGGTGACGATGGCGAGGCACGTCCAGTGTGCTCGCCACTGGAGATCTTGGCGCGCACCCGCGACGCGCAAGGTCATAACTGGGGTTTGCTGGTCGAGTTCGACGATCCAGACGGGGCGAAAAAGCGCTGGAACATTCCGGCGCGGACCATGACCGGCGACTTCGGCAAGGACGTACTCGGCCCACTCGTAGACATGGGTTTGCGACTAGCTGGCAGTCGTTCCGGGCGCAATGCACGCAATGACCTGCAGAGTTATCTCGGTGGCTTTGACAGTGCCCAGCGCGCACGACTAGTCACCCGCTTGGGCTGGCATGACAGCGCCTTCTTGCTGCCCGAACAACAGGTCGGCTCGCACATCGAACACCTGCACTTCTATGAGGCCGGCGCGCAGCTTCCCCCCATCAGCGAAGCCGGTACTTTGGAGCAATGGCAAGAGCAGATCGGCGCGTTGTGCATCGGCAATCACCGTCTGGCGTTTGTGGCCAGCGTGGCGTTTGCCGGCCCGCTGCTGCACATGCTCGGCCATGAGTCGGGCGGCTTTCACCTCTACGGTGACAGCTCGGGAGGCAAGACTACGCACCTGCAAGTGGCCGCCTCGATCTACGGCGGGCCCCGCTTGGTGCGCTCCTGGCGCTCGACCGATAACGCCTTGGAATCCATCGCCGCCGCACATTCGGACGGGCTCTTGGTGCTGGATGAAATTGGCATGTGCGACCCGCGCATCATTGGCGAAACGGTGTACATGCTCGGCAACGGCACCGGCAAGGCTCGCGCCAATGATCGAGGACAAGCAGGCCGACAGGTGCAGGAGTGGCGTTTGCTTTTTCTCTCGACCGGTGAGAAGACCTTGGCGCAACACATGGCCGAAGCCAACAAGGAACTGAAAGCCGGCATGGAAGTACGCATGCTCGCCGTACCGGCGGACGCCAGCAAGGGCCTCGGCATGTTCGATGTACTGAACGGTTTCGACGACGCCGCCGCCCTCTCCGACGCACTCAAGGCACGGGTGGCCAAATACTACGGCACACCACTCACTGCTTTCCTGTCGGCCCTCTGTGAGCCTGGCAAACGGCATGGTTGGTCGGCGATTTTGCGCCACACCCTGGAGGGCTTTATCGCCAAGGCATTGCCCGCGACAGCGAGTGGCCAAGCGCACCGTGCAGCAGCCCGTTTTGGTCTGGCCGCCGCTGCCGGCGAACTGGCCACTGCGATGGGAATTACCGGCTGGCCAGACGGCACGGCCACCACCGCTGCCCGGGTGTGCCTCAGTGCTTGGATGAATGAGCGCGGAGGCGCCGGGAACCTCGAAGGGGACACGATATTGGCGCGGTTGCGCCAGGTGATCGAGCGCTTCGGTGAAAGCCGTTTCACGCGCTGGGAGTCGGCAGCCGCGAAGATCGATGAGCATGGACCACGCACCATCGACCGGTTGGGTTTTCGCAAGACGCTGGAGCACGGCCTGGGTGACGCGTTACACACCACCAACACCTACTACGTGCTGCCTGAGGCATGGCGCTCTGAAGTGTTCAAAGGCATGAACATCAATGCGGTGAACAAGGAGTTGATACGCCGTGGCGTCCTTGAGCCCGGGCCGGACGGCAAAGCCTCCTGCTCCGTCCGCCTACCCGGCCTGGGCACTCAGCGTTGCTATGTGGTGAAGACCGTGCCGGGAACGGATGAATGCGAGGCTCAGGCCGCCTGA
- a CDS encoding helix-turn-helix domain-containing protein has protein sequence MTLLNASVTSDTTITSELLTTDQVATALGLSSRTLAAWRSSRTNSLPYLKTGSRVRYRPQDVATWLESRVCSATTNLARGHA, from the coding sequence ATGACGCTCCTCAACGCTTCAGTTACATCTGATACCACGATCACATCTGAACTGCTGACCACCGATCAAGTTGCCACTGCACTTGGCTTGTCCAGCCGAACGCTTGCCGCTTGGCGCAGTTCTCGCACCAACTCTCTTCCTTACCTAAAGACCGGATCTCGAGTGCGTTACCGCCCTCAAGATGTCGCCACCTGGCTCGAAAGTCGTGTGTGCTCCGCTACCACCAACTTAGCGCGAGGACATGCGTAA
- a CDS encoding response regulator: protein MTAVDLPAVPRVLIAEADPWSRDLLKQVLLNVRCDARLDLCADGHDALTRLAENVYDLVIVDWELPGVDGLNVLRSVRQRKRNPPLPFILMSSRNDGVSVREALSYAPTAYLTKPLNMESLTQRLQDLLLNAGEEVSCEVPALAPGMTLSVYLERRRELADGAPLMTDVQLAVKRSLNPNGLDLTRLEDEIRTDPQITAVLIAAANSAAQHHGVAVQTLSQALHRLGTGQSMNLILGLALKRSARLSDPLLADYAERYWELSLHTAEYARTLARLLDLDQERCYCAGMLHRLGDLALLRCLQEWKQAGGELDEWEEVGDALADFGAAYGSALRTRWRLPLELRELIAAVYQLGGGVYSREALVMNMAAQMARLTEHEGIEALAKSRTARLLKIGLPELMRLRKK, encoded by the coding sequence ATGACCGCCGTTGATTTACCCGCCGTACCCCGAGTGCTGATTGCCGAGGCCGATCCCTGGTCGCGCGATCTGCTCAAGCAAGTGCTGCTGAATGTGCGCTGCGATGCGCGCCTGGATTTGTGCGCCGATGGCCACGACGCGCTGACGCGACTGGCGGAAAACGTTTACGACCTGGTAATCGTCGATTGGGAATTGCCCGGCGTGGATGGCTTGAATGTCTTGCGCAGCGTCCGTCAGCGCAAACGTAATCCGCCGCTGCCTTTCATCCTGATGAGTAGCCGTAACGATGGCGTCAGCGTGCGCGAAGCCTTGTCGTATGCGCCCACTGCGTACCTGACCAAGCCGTTGAACATGGAAAGCCTGACCCAGCGTCTGCAAGACCTGCTGCTGAACGCCGGAGAAGAGGTGTCTTGTGAGGTTCCAGCGCTCGCACCGGGCATGACCTTGTCGGTGTACCTGGAACGTCGTCGCGAACTGGCTGACGGCGCGCCGCTGATGACGGACGTGCAGCTTGCGGTCAAACGCAGCCTGAACCCCAACGGCCTCGATCTGACGCGGCTGGAAGATGAGATCCGTACCGATCCGCAGATTACCGCCGTCCTGATCGCCGCCGCCAACAGCGCAGCCCAGCATCATGGTGTCGCCGTACAAACCCTGTCCCAGGCGTTGCATCGACTGGGCACCGGGCAGAGCATGAACCTTATTCTGGGGCTGGCACTCAAGCGCAGTGCACGGCTCAGCGATCCGTTGTTGGCGGACTATGCCGAGCGTTATTGGGAGCTGTCGCTGCACACCGCCGAATATGCCCGGACGCTGGCGCGCCTGCTCGATCTGGATCAGGAGCGGTGCTATTGCGCCGGGATGTTGCATCGCCTGGGTGATCTGGCGTTGCTGCGCTGTTTGCAGGAATGGAAACAGGCCGGTGGTGAGCTGGATGAATGGGAGGAGGTGGGTGATGCCCTCGCCGATTTCGGCGCGGCGTATGGTTCCGCGCTGCGCACCCGCTGGCGCTTGCCTCTGGAGCTGCGAGAGCTGATTGCGGCGGTGTACCAGCTCGGTGGCGGGGTTTACTCCCGCGAGGCGTTGGTGATGAACATGGCGGCGCAGATGGCGCGTCTGACCGAGCATGAGGGCATTGAAGCGCTGGCCAAGAGCCGGACGGCGCGGTTGCTCAAGATCGGGTTGCCGGAGCTGATGCGTCTGCGCAAAAAGTAA
- a CDS encoding DUF3077 domain-containing protein, with amino-acid sequence MSLHANVTTQGATTFAQCGKPNQTLFQLSAGIPVSDALEYASDLLSCANRMTLLATHGDNTEQCAMAAHYLSEMGKAVIDDVTTALLQMEAGHDQ; translated from the coding sequence ATGAGTCTTCATGCCAACGTCACCACCCAGGGCGCGACCACTTTTGCGCAGTGCGGGAAACCCAATCAGACGCTGTTTCAGCTCAGTGCCGGCATCCCGGTATCCGACGCGCTTGAATACGCCTCCGACCTGCTGAGCTGCGCGAATCGCATGACGCTCCTGGCCACCCACGGCGACAACACTGAGCAGTGCGCGATGGCCGCCCACTACCTCAGTGAAATGGGCAAAGCGGTGATCGATGATGTGACCACCGCCCTCCTGCAAATGGAGGCTGGCCATGACCAATAA
- a CDS encoding GGDEF domain-containing protein, translating into MVTKNLQDSSLPQWPEAAQTLMALMHAQGEVARLSEREQLFSSLLVSVNAVLWAFNWETRQVLYVSPAYERIFGRSAGLLLSDYSQWRDSIYPDDLEYAERSLAEVLEKGAVEDREYRIIAADGQVRWLSDKCFINRQAEPGQPVIIVGIAEDITDKKLMESELHRLATTDVLTQSSNRRHFFDCAHREFELARQQGAPLAFLLLDIDDFKVINDTYGHPEGDNVLQHIAETGRGTLRRGDVFGRIGGEEFAAVFPGCAPDMAMQVAERLQREIQRLSFSHDQQTFGITVSQGLTSLTAEDESVESLFARADAAMYEAKRQGKNRIISS; encoded by the coding sequence ATGGTCACCAAGAACCTCCAAGACTCATCCCTACCCCAGTGGCCCGAGGCCGCACAAACCTTGATGGCATTGATGCACGCCCAAGGCGAAGTCGCACGCCTGAGCGAGCGCGAACAGCTGTTCAGCTCTCTGCTGGTAAGCGTTAACGCGGTGCTTTGGGCATTCAACTGGGAAACCCGCCAGGTGCTCTACGTGAGCCCCGCCTATGAGCGGATTTTCGGCCGTTCCGCGGGCCTGTTGCTGTCCGACTACAGCCAGTGGCGTGACAGCATTTACCCCGACGATCTGGAGTACGCCGAGCGCAGCCTCGCCGAAGTGCTGGAAAAAGGCGCCGTCGAAGACCGCGAGTACCGCATCATCGCCGCCGATGGCCAAGTGCGCTGGCTCAGTGACAAGTGCTTCATCAACCGTCAGGCCGAACCCGGCCAGCCGGTGATCATTGTCGGCATTGCCGAAGACATCACTGACAAGAAGCTGATGGAAAGCGAGCTGCATCGCCTGGCCACCACCGACGTCCTGACCCAGAGCAGCAATCGCCGGCATTTCTTCGACTGTGCCCATCGTGAGTTCGAACTGGCACGCCAACAAGGTGCGCCGCTGGCGTTTCTGCTGCTGGACATAGATGACTTCAAGGTAATCAACGACACCTACGGTCACCCGGAAGGCGACAACGTGCTGCAACACATTGCCGAGACCGGTCGCGGGACATTGCGTCGCGGCGATGTGTTCGGACGGATCGGTGGCGAGGAATTCGCCGCGGTGTTTCCCGGCTGTGCGCCAGACATGGCCATGCAAGTGGCCGAGCGTCTGCAACGGGAGATTCAGCGTTTGAGCTTCAGCCATGACCAGCAGACGTTCGGCATCACTGTCAGCCAGGGTTTGACCAGCTTGACCGCCGAGGATGAAAGCGTCGAGAGCCTGTTTGCCAGGGCGGATGCGGCGATGTATGAAGCGAAGCGCCAGGGCAAGAACCGGATCATATCCAGCTGA
- a CDS encoding tyrosine-type recombinase/integrase → MKRTEIKRRPLADTTLAGLEPESATYREQDGNGLYFRVKANGQKSWELRYKKPDGKWSWLGLGGYPEISGSLARQKAAQLRDDASTGKNPLVSKQARKIADRVAANNTFEALGREWFEARRSSWEAGTSRRVLGALELHVFPVFGKRIYTEILPLEWMEFLRGMEQKGIIEQMGRVRAFCKEIYDLARVTGRAIHNPLEGLNKFLQTRSAENYAHVSIEELPALLRAINSYPHAKDVRLGLRLLALLAARPSEIREARWSEIDLNKKLWTIPAERMKRRREHVVPLSRQAIESITELRTLTGAYPLLFPGRKDRTIPRSNTVFLMALRRLGYAGRQTGHGFRHIASTILNEQGFDENHIEAQLSHVKEGIAGVYNKAVYLPQRKVMMQWYADHLDELEHGNIVQGQFGKAV, encoded by the coding sequence GTGAAGCGTACTGAAATCAAACGCCGCCCACTGGCCGACACTACTCTTGCAGGCTTGGAGCCAGAGAGTGCGACGTACCGGGAGCAAGACGGCAACGGCTTGTATTTTCGGGTCAAGGCAAATGGGCAGAAGTCGTGGGAGTTGCGCTACAAAAAACCAGACGGGAAATGGTCCTGGCTGGGCCTAGGCGGTTACCCCGAAATCAGTGGCTCGCTAGCCAGGCAGAAGGCGGCGCAACTGCGGGATGACGCATCGACGGGTAAAAACCCTTTAGTCAGTAAGCAGGCTCGCAAGATTGCTGACCGGGTGGCTGCCAACAACACTTTCGAAGCATTGGGACGCGAATGGTTTGAGGCTAGGCGCTCAAGCTGGGAAGCCGGCACGTCCCGTCGAGTCCTTGGTGCCCTGGAGCTTCACGTATTCCCCGTTTTCGGCAAACGCATCTACACAGAAATACTGCCCCTCGAATGGATGGAGTTTCTGCGCGGCATGGAGCAGAAAGGGATCATTGAGCAAATGGGCAGAGTTCGGGCCTTCTGCAAAGAAATCTACGACTTGGCACGCGTGACAGGCCGAGCGATCCACAACCCGCTTGAAGGCCTTAATAAATTTCTTCAGACACGAAGTGCTGAAAATTATGCACACGTATCAATAGAAGAGCTGCCTGCATTACTTCGAGCTATCAACTCTTACCCTCACGCAAAGGATGTCCGTCTTGGGCTTCGTTTGCTTGCTCTGTTAGCGGCGCGCCCGAGCGAGATTAGAGAAGCACGCTGGTCAGAAATCGACCTCAACAAAAAGCTCTGGACGATTCCAGCCGAGAGAATGAAGCGTCGGCGCGAGCATGTAGTGCCTTTATCTCGACAGGCCATTGAATCGATAACGGAGCTGCGCACGCTGACAGGCGCATACCCCCTTCTCTTCCCTGGGAGAAAAGATCGAACCATCCCCCGTAGCAATACCGTCTTTCTGATGGCGCTGCGCAGGCTGGGATATGCGGGCCGGCAAACTGGCCATGGTTTCCGTCACATTGCTAGCACGATCCTTAATGAACAGGGATTTGACGAAAACCACATTGAGGCTCAGCTCTCTCATGTAAAAGAGGGAATAGCAGGTGTGTACAACAAGGCTGTGTACTTGCCTCAGCGCAAAGTCATGATGCAGTGGTATGCAGACCACCTTGATGAATTGGAGCACGGCAACATTGTCCAGGGTCAATTTGGCAAGGCGGTATGA
- the gabD gene encoding NADP-dependent succinate-semialdehyde dehydrogenase, protein MQLKDTQLFRQQAFIDGAWVDADNGQTIKVNNPATGEILGTVPKMGAAETRRAIEAADKALPAWRALTAKDRANKLRRWFELIIENQDDLARLMTLEQGKPLAEAKGEIVYAASFIEWFAEEAKRVYGDVIPGHQPDKRLIVIKQPIGVTAAITPWNFPAAMITRKAGPALAAGCTMVLKPASQTPFSAFALAELAQRAGIPAGVFSVVSGSAGDIGSELTSNPIVRKLSFTGSTEIGRQLMAECAKDIKKVSLELGGNAPFIVFDDADLDKAVEGAIISKYRNNGQTCVCANRLYIQDSVYDAFAEKLKVAVSKLKIGNGLEEGTTTGPLIDEKAVAKVQEHIADAVSKGATVLSGGKSMEGNFFEPTILTNVPKNAAVAKEETFGPLAPLFRFKDEAEVIAMSNDTEFGLASYFYARDLGRVFRVAEALEYGMVGVNTGLISNEVAPFGGIKASGLGREGSKYGIEDYLEIKYLCLGI, encoded by the coding sequence ATGCAGCTTAAAGACACCCAGTTGTTCCGCCAGCAAGCCTTCATCGATGGCGCTTGGGTCGATGCGGACAATGGTCAGACGATCAAGGTCAACAACCCGGCAACGGGCGAAATTCTGGGCACCGTGCCGAAAATGGGCGCTGCCGAAACCCGCCGTGCGATCGAAGCCGCTGACAAGGCGTTGCCGGCCTGGCGTGCACTGACCGCCAAGGACCGTGCGAACAAGCTGCGTCGCTGGTTCGAACTGATCATCGAGAACCAGGACGACCTGGCTCGCCTGATGACCCTGGAGCAAGGCAAGCCATTGGCCGAAGCCAAGGGCGAAATCGTTTACGCCGCTTCCTTTATCGAGTGGTTCGCTGAAGAAGCCAAACGCGTCTACGGTGACGTGATTCCGGGCCACCAGCCAGACAAGCGCCTGATCGTGATCAAGCAGCCAATCGGCGTGACCGCTGCAATCACCCCGTGGAACTTCCCGGCCGCGATGATCACCCGTAAAGCCGGCCCGGCCCTGGCCGCCGGTTGCACCATGGTGCTCAAGCCTGCTTCGCAAACGCCGTTCTCGGCATTCGCCTTGGCTGAACTGGCGCAACGTGCCGGCATTCCTGCTGGCGTGTTCAGCGTGGTGTCCGGCAGCGCCGGCGACATCGGTAGCGAACTGACCAGCAACCCGATCGTGCGTAAATTGTCCTTCACTGGCTCGACCGAAATCGGTCGTCAGCTGATGGCCGAATGCGCCAAGGACATCAAGAAAGTGTCCCTGGAACTGGGCGGCAACGCGCCGTTCATCGTGTTTGACGACGCGGACCTGGATAAGGCCGTCGAAGGCGCGATCATTTCCAAGTACCGCAACAACGGCCAGACCTGCGTCTGCGCCAACCGTCTGTACATCCAGGATTCGGTCTACGACGCGTTCGCCGAGAAGCTGAAAGTGGCAGTGTCCAAGCTCAAGATCGGTAACGGTCTGGAAGAAGGCACCACCACCGGTCCGCTGATCGACGAAAAAGCCGTGGCCAAGGTTCAAGAGCACATCGCTGACGCCGTTTCCAAAGGCGCGACCGTGCTGTCCGGTGGCAAGAGCATGGAAGGCAACTTCTTCGAGCCGACCATCCTGACCAACGTGCCGAAGAACGCAGCCGTGGCCAAGGAAGAAACCTTCGGTCCATTGGCGCCGCTGTTCCGCTTCAAGGACGAAGCCGAAGTGATCGCGATGTCGAACGACACCGAGTTCGGTCTGGCCTCGTACTTCTATGCTCGCGACCTGGGCCGTGTGTTCCGTGTGGCGGAAGCCCTGGAATACGGTATGGTCGGCGTCAACACCGGGTTGATCTCCAACGAAGTCGCGCCGTTCGGCGGCATCAAGGCGTCGGGCCTGGGCCGTGAAGGCTCCAAGTACGGCATCGAAGATTACCTGGAAATCAAATACCTCTGCCTGGGCATCTAA
- the gabT gene encoding 4-aminobutyrate--2-oxoglutarate transaminase — protein MSKTNASLMKRREAAVPRGVGQIHPIFAESAKNATVTDVEGREFIDFAGGIAVLNTGHVHPKIIAAVTEQLNKLTHTCFQVLAYEPYVEVCEKINAKVPGDFDKKTLLVTTGSEAVENSIKIARAATGRAGVIAFTGAYHGRTMMTLGLTGKVVPYSAGMGLMPGGIFRALYPNELHGVSIDDSIASIERIFKNDAEPRDIAAIIIEPVQGEGGFYVAPKEFMKRLRALCDQHGILLIADEVQTGAGRTGTFFAMEQMGVAADLTTFAKSIAGGFPLAGVCGKAEYMDAIAPGGLGGTYAGSPIACAAALAVMEVFEEEHLLDRCKAVGERLVTGLKAIQAKYPVIGEVRALGAMIAVELFVDGDSHKPNAAAVASVVAKARDKGLILLSCGTYGNVLRVLVPLTSPDEQLDKGLAIIEECFSEL, from the coding sequence ATGAGCAAGACTAACGCATCCCTGATGAAACGCCGCGAAGCCGCTGTACCACGCGGTGTTGGCCAGATTCACCCGATCTTCGCCGAGTCCGCGAAGAACGCTACCGTGACCGACGTTGAAGGTCGCGAGTTCATCGACTTCGCCGGCGGTATCGCCGTGTTGAACACCGGCCACGTGCACCCGAAAATCATCGCGGCCGTGACCGAGCAGCTGAACAAGCTGACCCACACTTGCTTCCAGGTACTGGCTTACGAGCCGTACGTAGAAGTGTGCGAAAAAATCAACGCCAAGGTGCCAGGTGATTTCGACAAGAAAACCCTGCTGGTGACCACCGGTTCCGAAGCCGTGGAAAACTCCATCAAGATCGCCCGTGCCGCCACTGGCCGTGCCGGCGTGATCGCGTTCACCGGCGCTTACCACGGTCGCACCATGATGACCTTGGGCCTGACCGGTAAAGTCGTGCCTTACTCGGCCGGCATGGGCTTGATGCCAGGCGGCATCTTCCGCGCGCTGTACCCGAACGAACTGCACGGTGTGAGCATCGACGATTCGATCGCCAGCATCGAACGCATCTTCAAGAACGACGCCGAGCCGCGTGATATCGCTGCCATCATCATCGAGCCGGTTCAGGGCGAAGGCGGTTTCTACGTCGCGCCTAAAGAGTTCATGAAGCGCCTGCGCGCTCTGTGCGACCAGCACGGCATTCTGCTGATCGCTGACGAAGTGCAGACCGGCGCTGGCCGTACCGGCACTTTCTTCGCCATGGAGCAGATGGGCGTTGCTGCCGACCTGACCACCTTCGCCAAATCCATCGCTGGCGGCTTCCCGCTGGCCGGTGTGTGCGGCAAGGCCGAATACATGGACGCTATCGCTCCAGGCGGCCTGGGCGGCACCTACGCTGGTAGCCCGATCGCTTGCGCCGCAGCCCTGGCCGTAATGGAAGTGTTTGAAGAAGAACACCTGCTGGACCGCTGCAAGGCAGTCGGCGAGCGTCTGGTCACTGGCCTCAAGGCCATCCAGGCCAAGTACCCGGTGATCGGCGAAGTCCGTGCCCTCGGCGCGATGATCGCGGTCGAGCTGTTCGTTGACGGCGACAGCCACAAGCCAAACGCCGCTGCCGTGGCATCGGTTGTGGCCAAGGCGCGCGACAAGGGCCTGATCCTGCTGTCCTGCGGCACCTACGGCAACGTTCTGCGCGTCCTGGTACCGCTGACTTCGCCGGATGAGCAACTGGACAAAGGTCTGGCGATCATCGAAGAGTGCTTCTCGGAGCTCTGA